A window of Haliscomenobacter hydrossis DSM 1100 contains these coding sequences:
- a CDS encoding DPP IV N-terminal domain-containing protein has protein sequence MRHRSKLWTLAAFLLAFTGTLSAQEYFGRNKPSYESFNFDVYRSPNFEIYYYLKNADRRKDLADFAELWYRYHQNLLTDTFATTNPLIFYNDHADFQQTNTISGGVGVGTGGVTEAFKNRVIMPIALTNQATYQVLGHELVHAFQFNRILNGDSTNIQNLGNLPLWIVEGMAEYMSTGSVDPHTAMWMRDAVLNDDVPTLDQLNNPKYFPYRYGHAFWSFLTGLKTDMVIEPFFKTVAMYGVDAAVPMVLGMSKKDFSKLWQDAITAQFKPSIAGKEKNTYGKPILDDKDGGQMNISPSISPDGKYVLFTSERNLFSTDIFLADATNGQIMKTVASTARSGNVDFFDFLESSGAWSPDSKRVAVVGFKRGRNVLLIKSPFTGKTLDELAPADLQAFSNPTWSPDGKTIVVSGLKEGHTDLYAYNIRTRTLKQLTDDKYSEIQSTWAEDGQTLFFSTDQKAWENGRTYGRLTFNLASIDIVSGEVTHYDEVFPGADNLNPQLDTAGNIIFMSNRDGYRNLYRYNLDTKELTQLTDLAVGISGISHYSPAISVDRKRDRVLYTLYNKKGYSIYRATSKDFLDKKVDPNDVTYAAAQLPRLNRAIKSIVDQQIAIIDEEIAGETAPLTAEPYKSKFKLDFLTGGGGLGVGNNLFGTNAGLAGGVQALFSDILGNNQIIANVALNGQIQDLGGMVTYINRKGKFQWGGSLLHIPYPYYSYDSTYLENNDQVGPVVVDQFNVYRIFQSGVTGFVQYPFSSTLRAEAEIDFTRISQSLRRIKEYSRYDPFFFDGRGQSLGQDQEKIGNLPGFSMPGVGAAIVGDKSNFGLTAPLQGYRFRAGFRQYLGDVQFLNPTLDFRGYLRKKPFTFAARVMHTGRYGRDSENTDVFPPLFLGTPWWVRGFQGNIAQNLERDGLITLDNLIGTKIGVFNAEVRIPLLGPKQLALIKSNIVPADLNFFFDTGIIWTRFEQFNFEGPNGKSLIRPLSSVGASVRVNLFGALILEPYYAIPLIKGAKGAFGLNFMPGW, from the coding sequence ATGAGACACCGCAGTAAGCTATGGACTTTAGCGGCTTTTTTGCTGGCCTTTACCGGAACTTTGTCAGCTCAGGAATACTTCGGTCGCAACAAGCCCAGTTATGAGTCCTTCAATTTTGACGTGTACCGCTCTCCCAATTTTGAGATTTATTACTACCTCAAAAACGCTGATCGGCGCAAAGACCTGGCCGATTTTGCCGAGTTGTGGTACCGCTACCATCAGAATTTGTTGACCGATACCTTCGCAACGACAAACCCGCTGATTTTTTACAACGATCACGCCGATTTTCAACAGACCAATACCATCAGTGGTGGTGTGGGTGTTGGTACAGGTGGGGTAACCGAAGCTTTTAAAAACCGGGTAATCATGCCGATTGCCCTGACCAACCAGGCTACCTACCAGGTACTTGGGCACGAATTGGTGCACGCTTTCCAGTTCAACCGCATCCTGAATGGCGATTCTACCAACATTCAAAACCTGGGTAATCTTCCTCTTTGGATAGTGGAAGGCATGGCCGAATACATGTCGACCGGCAGTGTCGACCCCCACACTGCCATGTGGATGCGCGACGCGGTGCTCAATGACGATGTGCCTACGCTGGATCAACTGAACAACCCGAAATACTTCCCGTACCGCTATGGGCACGCTTTTTGGTCTTTTTTGACGGGGCTAAAGACCGACATGGTCATCGAACCATTTTTCAAGACTGTGGCCATGTACGGTGTAGACGCTGCCGTGCCGATGGTGCTGGGCATGAGCAAAAAAGACTTCAGCAAACTGTGGCAGGATGCCATTACGGCGCAGTTTAAACCATCGATAGCAGGAAAAGAGAAAAACACCTACGGCAAGCCAATTCTCGACGACAAAGACGGCGGCCAAATGAACATTTCACCCTCCATTAGTCCCGATGGCAAGTATGTGTTGTTTACCTCCGAGCGCAACCTGTTTTCGACCGATATCTTTTTGGCGGACGCCACCAATGGCCAAATCATGAAAACCGTAGCCAGTACGGCCCGGAGTGGAAACGTAGACTTCTTCGACTTTTTGGAGTCTTCGGGAGCCTGGTCGCCCGACAGCAAACGAGTAGCGGTGGTGGGTTTCAAACGTGGCCGCAATGTGCTCTTGATCAAAAGTCCCTTCACGGGCAAAACCCTGGATGAATTGGCGCCCGCCGATTTGCAAGCCTTCTCTAACCCTACCTGGTCTCCTGATGGAAAAACCATTGTGGTTTCAGGGTTGAAAGAAGGACATACCGACTTGTACGCGTACAACATCCGTACCCGTACGCTGAAGCAATTGACCGACGATAAATATTCGGAGATTCAATCTACCTGGGCAGAAGATGGGCAAACCCTGTTTTTTTCAACTGATCAAAAAGCCTGGGAAAATGGCCGTACTTATGGTCGATTGACGTTCAACCTGGCTTCGATCGACATCGTGAGTGGCGAGGTTACGCATTACGATGAGGTTTTCCCCGGTGCCGACAACCTGAATCCTCAGCTGGATACAGCGGGCAACATCATTTTTATGTCCAACCGTGATGGTTACCGCAACCTCTACCGCTACAATCTTGACACCAAGGAGTTGACCCAATTGACCGATTTGGCCGTGGGAATCAGTGGCATTTCCCATTATTCACCAGCCATTTCCGTCGACCGCAAGCGGGATCGGGTATTGTATACCCTCTACAACAAGAAGGGCTACAGCATCTATCGGGCAACGTCTAAAGATTTTTTGGATAAAAAGGTAGATCCTAATGATGTCACCTATGCTGCGGCGCAATTGCCCCGGCTCAACCGGGCCATCAAAAGTATAGTAGACCAACAGATTGCCATCATTGATGAGGAAATTGCTGGGGAAACGGCTCCATTGACCGCAGAGCCTTACAAATCCAAGTTCAAACTGGACTTCCTTACTGGCGGGGGAGGCCTTGGCGTTGGCAACAACCTTTTTGGTACCAATGCCGGGCTGGCTGGGGGCGTTCAAGCCTTGTTCAGCGATATTTTGGGCAACAACCAAATCATTGCGAACGTAGCGCTGAATGGACAAATCCAGGATTTGGGGGGTATGGTCACCTACATCAACCGCAAGGGCAAATTCCAATGGGGGGGATCGTTGTTGCACATCCCTTATCCCTATTATTCTTATGATTCTACCTATCTGGAAAACAATGACCAGGTTGGTCCCGTAGTGGTTGACCAATTCAATGTATACCGCATTTTTCAGAGTGGGGTTACCGGATTTGTTCAATACCCGTTTTCTTCCACATTGCGTGCTGAAGCGGAGATCGATTTTACCCGCATCAGTCAATCTTTGCGTAGAATCAAGGAATACAGTCGGTACGATCCGTTTTTCTTCGACGGACGCGGGCAGTCTTTGGGACAAGACCAAGAGAAAATAGGCAATTTACCCGGATTCAGCATGCCCGGAGTGGGCGCGGCAATTGTGGGCGATAAATCAAACTTTGGCCTTACTGCACCGCTGCAAGGGTATCGATTCAGGGCAGGATTCCGGCAATATTTAGGAGATGTACAGTTTTTGAACCCCACCCTCGACTTCCGGGGTTACCTGCGCAAAAAGCCCTTTACCTTTGCCGCCAGGGTGATGCATACGGGTCGTTACGGACGTGATTCGGAAAATACCGATGTGTTTCCACCGCTCTTTTTGGGTACGCCCTGGTGGGTACGCGGTTTTCAGGGAAACATCGCACAAAACCTGGAGCGCGATGGGTTGATTACCCTGGACAATTTGATTGGCACCAAAATTGGCGTGTTCAACGCCGAAGTACGGATTCCCTTACTTGGGCCAAAACAATTGGCGCTCATTAAGTCCAACATCGTTCCTGCCGATTTGAATTTCTTCTTTGACACGGGGATCATCTGGACACGCTTTGAACAGTTCAACTTTGAAGGCCCGAATGGCAAAAGCCTGATTCGGCCATTGTCTTCGGTAGGTGCTTCGGTACGGGTGAACTTGTTTGGGGCCTTGATCCTGGAGCCCTACTACGCGATCCCTTTGATCAAAGGAGCAAAGGGAGCATTTGGGTTGAACTTTATGCCGGGCTGGTAA
- a CDS encoding bestrophin family protein: MYTKRNYNFWMTFNWSRRPFIIGLLYALPIAALNHFTEIDFSLPWQPISVLGISVAFYLGFKNNSSYDRTWEARKIWGGIVNGSRTFGAAVNSFIQTGDKSEDLKIRQRLIYRHIAWLTALRYQLRLSRDWEHHEDRVKGLYSPIVCEVYFNDIDREVSNLISDEEFQGYKPKANIATQMMATQARELQALHDLGYFDNFRHMEFHRLIAEFYADQGRSERIKNFPFPRQYASVALWNTFVFTALLPWGLLSIFSEDTDAWHIWLTVPFSGLITWVFFLMEKIGDYSENPFEGAYNDVPITSISRAIEIDLREMLGETDVPKPIAAVDGFLM; this comes from the coding sequence ATGTATACCAAAAGAAACTACAATTTCTGGATGACTTTCAACTGGTCCAGACGCCCATTCATCATTGGCCTTTTGTACGCACTCCCCATTGCCGCCCTCAATCATTTTACCGAAATTGACTTTTCCCTACCCTGGCAACCCATTAGTGTGCTGGGGATTTCGGTGGCTTTTTACCTGGGCTTCAAAAACAACAGCTCGTACGACCGCACCTGGGAGGCCCGCAAAATTTGGGGTGGGATCGTCAACGGAAGCCGCACTTTTGGTGCCGCTGTCAATTCCTTCATCCAAACTGGAGACAAAAGTGAAGACCTCAAGATCCGGCAGCGACTGATTTATCGGCACATTGCCTGGCTGACGGCCTTGCGCTATCAGTTGAGGTTGAGCCGGGATTGGGAGCACCATGAAGACCGGGTCAAGGGCTTGTATTCGCCCATCGTTTGTGAAGTGTATTTCAACGACATTGACCGGGAAGTATCGAACCTCATCTCCGACGAAGAGTTTCAAGGCTACAAACCCAAGGCCAACATTGCCACACAAATGATGGCGACCCAGGCCCGCGAGTTACAAGCATTGCACGATCTGGGGTATTTTGACAATTTCCGGCACATGGAGTTTCATCGCTTGATCGCTGAGTTTTACGCGGATCAAGGGCGTAGCGAGCGGATCAAAAACTTCCCCTTCCCGCGTCAATATGCTTCGGTTGCGCTGTGGAATACTTTTGTGTTTACCGCACTTTTGCCCTGGGGCTTGTTGAGTATTTTTTCTGAAGATACCGACGCCTGGCACATTTGGTTGACCGTGCCTTTTTCGGGGCTGATCACCTGGGTGTTTTTTTTGATGGAAAAAATCGGGGATTATTCGGAAAACCCCTTTGAAGGGGCTTACAATGACGTGCCCATTACTTCTATTTCCCGAGCGATTGAAATTGACTTGCGGGAAATGCTGGGGGAGACGGATGTGCCGAAGCCGATTGCCGCGGTGGATGGTTTTTTGATGTAG
- a CDS encoding AAA family ATPase produces MLKEITIKNFKSIANDTIELGRVNVFIGENGCGKSNILEAVGFASAGVENRVDNENLISKGVRVAKPSLIISNFKGRKQAKQFNIEILVKDKKNLDLNFTGRDKTFLFEEWEVEEIDNNISTVEEPQVEYEKPSKVKSAIENLRQRMKNPHRGNLMKYVIYSLNTPALRGFTFESRKDPIGIYGEGLDILLASFDEEEMPKLKSYSYLIPWLEDFFIDAKDVLKFKGYKPNRSASALYFVDKHMPKLDNVFSLENANEGVLHILFYLAVTISHYTPKFFAIDNIESCLNPHLCRHLMEEICKLAKSQDKQLLITTHNPAILDGLNLFDDEIRLFEVTRNDKGHTQTRRIQMKPEVQNEMGQKYKLSELWTRGFLGAISTYPLHQA; encoded by the coding sequence ATGCTTAAAGAAATTACGATAAAAAACTTTAAATCAATTGCCAACGACACCATTGAACTGGGACGCGTGAACGTGTTTATTGGGGAAAATGGCTGTGGGAAGTCGAATATTTTGGAGGCGGTGGGGTTTGCGAGCGCGGGAGTTGAGAATAGAGTAGATAACGAGAATTTGATCAGTAAGGGTGTCAGGGTTGCAAAGCCTTCTTTGATCATTAGTAATTTTAAAGGGAGAAAGCAGGCCAAACAATTCAATATCGAAATTCTTGTTAAAGACAAAAAAAACCTTGATTTAAATTTCACTGGTCGCGATAAAACATTCTTATTTGAGGAATGGGAGGTAGAAGAAATTGACAATAATATTTCTACAGTTGAAGAGCCTCAAGTAGAATATGAAAAGCCATCAAAGGTTAAATCTGCAATAGAAAACCTTAGACAGAGAATGAAAAATCCTCATCGGGGTAATTTAATGAAATATGTGATTTATTCTCTTAATACTCCAGCGCTTAGAGGCTTTACTTTTGAAAGTCGCAAAGATCCTATTGGAATTTATGGGGAGGGCTTGGATATTCTACTTGCTTCTTTTGATGAAGAAGAAATGCCAAAACTTAAGTCATACTCATATCTAATTCCGTGGCTAGAAGACTTTTTTATTGATGCAAAGGATGTGTTAAAATTTAAAGGATACAAACCAAATCGCAGTGCTTCTGCATTGTATTTTGTAGATAAACACATGCCAAAACTTGACAATGTCTTTTCTTTAGAAAACGCGAATGAAGGGGTATTGCACATATTGTTCTATCTAGCTGTAACTATTAGCCATTATACCCCAAAATTCTTCGCCATCGACAACATCGAATCCTGTCTAAACCCCCATCTTTGCCGTCACCTCATGGAGGAAATTTGCAAATTGGCCAAATCGCAAGACAAACAGCTGCTCATCACCACACATAACCCCGCCATTCTGGATGGTCTAAACCTCTTCGATGATGAAATTCGCCTTTTTGAAGTGACCCGCAACGACAAAGGCCATACCCAAACCCGACGCATCCAAATGAAACCCGAAGTGCAAAACGAGATGGGCCAAAAGTACAAGCTCTCCGAGCTATGGACCCGTGGATTTTTAGGGGCGATCTCTACTTACCCTCTACACCAAGCATGA
- a CDS encoding GNAT family N-acetyltransferase yields the protein MEVQLHTTEKNGYFYIEVDGVMQAQMTFVFAGSERIIIDHTEVQPGNEGKGYGKKMVSAAVDYAREKHIKIIPLCPFAKSVFDRVPEFRDVL from the coding sequence ATGGAAGTACAACTCCACACCACCGAAAAAAACGGTTACTTCTACATCGAAGTAGACGGCGTCATGCAAGCCCAAATGACCTTCGTGTTCGCTGGCTCCGAGCGCATCATCATCGACCATACCGAGGTGCAGCCCGGCAATGAAGGCAAAGGATACGGCAAAAAAATGGTCAGCGCAGCCGTGGATTATGCCCGGGAGAAGCACATCAAAATCATTCCCTTGTGCCCCTTTGCAAAAAGTGTGTTTGATCGGGTGCCGGAGTTTCGGGATGTGTTGTAG
- a CDS encoding sodium:solute symporter family protein — protein sequence MLLTFIILYLAVTLLIGWWASRKVHSTADFVIAGKNLPTPILAAGLFATWFGSETVMGAPSSFIEGGLLGVMEDPFGAAMCLILVGLIYARPLYRLNILTFNDFYRMRFNRTTEIVSAIFMVPSYFGWIAAQLVALAIVMKSLVGLPLAYGILLCTVITVIYTYIGGMWAVSITDFVQTIMIVIGLAILTYVMYQRVGGWHNIQSKVPKDFFRFLPHSGWNHWIEYLAAWMTIGLGSIPQQDVFQRVMSARNAKIAVRACIIGGVMYLTIGFMPLLIGLCGRILYPEMLDGDPQMILPEMVLAHGSLALQILFFGALLSAILSTTSGAMLAPATVLGENLVKPFLKNPTDKMMLNIMRTSVVFVAICAAIMANLKSNIYELVGDSSSLSLVSLFVPLTAGLFWKRASSVGAVASMLIGMAVWVFYEYIQPSEIPSLVPGLMASILAMIIGSLFWKDQSYADFTEEAANRSGTV from the coding sequence ATGCTCCTTACCTTCATCATCCTCTACCTCGCCGTCACTTTGCTGATTGGCTGGTGGGCCTCCCGAAAGGTCCACTCTACGGCAGACTTTGTCATTGCGGGCAAAAACTTGCCTACGCCGATACTTGCAGCGGGGCTGTTTGCCACCTGGTTTGGTTCAGAGACGGTGATGGGCGCGCCCTCTTCGTTCATTGAAGGAGGACTGTTGGGGGTGATGGAAGACCCTTTTGGTGCAGCCATGTGCCTGATTCTGGTGGGACTCATCTACGCCAGACCGCTTTATCGGCTAAACATCCTCACCTTTAACGATTTCTACCGGATGCGTTTCAACCGCACCACAGAGATCGTTTCGGCCATCTTTATGGTGCCTTCTTATTTTGGCTGGATCGCCGCACAATTGGTAGCGCTGGCCATTGTGATGAAGTCGCTGGTGGGCCTCCCGCTGGCTTACGGAATTTTGCTGTGTACGGTCATCACGGTCATTTATACCTACATCGGGGGAATGTGGGCAGTGTCGATCACCGATTTTGTACAAACCATCATGATTGTGATTGGTTTGGCCATTCTGACCTACGTCATGTATCAACGCGTGGGTGGCTGGCACAACATCCAGTCCAAGGTACCCAAAGACTTCTTCCGCTTTTTGCCCCATTCCGGCTGGAACCACTGGATCGAGTACCTCGCCGCCTGGATGACCATCGGTCTGGGATCCATTCCCCAACAAGACGTCTTCCAGCGGGTTATGTCGGCGCGTAATGCCAAAATTGCGGTGCGGGCCTGTATCATTGGGGGCGTGATGTACCTCACCATTGGCTTTATGCCCTTGCTCATCGGATTGTGTGGCCGAATCCTCTACCCGGAAATGCTGGATGGCGACCCCCAAATGATTTTGCCGGAAATGGTGTTGGCGCATGGCAGTCTGGCCTTGCAAATTCTATTTTTCGGGGCCCTGCTTTCGGCAATTTTGAGTACTACTTCCGGAGCGATGCTGGCTCCGGCTACGGTACTCGGCGAGAACCTCGTCAAACCTTTCCTTAAAAACCCGACCGACAAAATGATGCTGAACATCATGCGTACATCCGTCGTTTTTGTGGCGATTTGTGCGGCGATCATGGCCAATTTGAAGTCCAATATTTACGAACTGGTGGGGGATTCTTCGTCCCTGAGTCTGGTTTCCCTTTTTGTGCCCCTCACGGCGGGTTTGTTCTGGAAGCGGGCGTCCTCAGTGGGTGCGGTGGCCTCTATGTTGATCGGAATGGCCGTCTGGGTTTTTTACGAATACATCCAACCCAGCGAAATACCCAGCTTGGTACCCGGTTTAATGGCCTCGATTCTAGCCATGATCATCGGCAGCCTGTTTTGGAAGGATCAGAGTTATGCTGATTTTACCGAAGAAGCAGCCAATCGGAGTGGAACGGTTTAG
- the nagA gene encoding N-acetylglucosamine-6-phosphate deacetylase, which yields MSIILRSGTIYQAHQIITAGDIWLEDGRIKAISAEPIRDAGENTLVIDVESSIISPGFIDLHIYGGGGASVLDADPEAVSTILHTHAQYGTTGMLVSTVTAEIPLLLNALKAVDLAAKKSPAETRGAKVLGVHLESCFLAPPRRGAHKLEWLKDPSIDVFQALQDASGGRIKLMTIAPELPGAAELIEYVWKQGVVASFGHSAADYDMATYWIRKGMHICTHLFNAMNGFAHRAPGGAGAFLTEDAAMVQIIPDGIHVHPVGLELAYRAKGADKICLVTDSLLVAGTDITEFYFFDRLATATDRACFLPDGTLSGSRLTMNRAVQLFHESTSATLQETLHMASLNPAKAIGLDQHKGSLEVGKDADVLVLDQNLNVLLAFVEGIRVAGGQ from the coding sequence ATGTCCATCATCCTCCGCAGCGGCACCATCTACCAAGCCCATCAAATCATCACTGCCGGCGACATCTGGCTGGAAGACGGGCGCATCAAAGCCATTTCCGCTGAACCCATCCGCGATGCCGGTGAAAACACCCTCGTCATTGACGTGGAAAGCAGCATCATTTCGCCCGGGTTCATTGATTTGCACATTTACGGGGGCGGAGGAGCCTCGGTTTTGGATGCAGATCCAGAGGCGGTAAGCACCATTTTGCACACCCATGCCCAGTACGGCACCACGGGCATGCTGGTATCTACGGTCACCGCTGAAATTCCTTTGTTGTTGAATGCCTTAAAAGCCGTCGACCTTGCCGCGAAAAAAAGCCCCGCCGAAACGCGTGGCGCCAAGGTGTTGGGCGTCCACCTGGAAAGTTGTTTTTTGGCCCCACCCCGACGCGGTGCGCACAAACTGGAGTGGCTGAAAGACCCCAGTATTGACGTGTTTCAAGCACTGCAAGACGCCAGTGGCGGCCGCATCAAACTGATGACCATCGCCCCGGAATTGCCCGGCGCTGCTGAGTTGATTGAATACGTTTGGAAACAAGGGGTAGTCGCCAGCTTTGGGCATTCCGCCGCTGATTACGACATGGCAACGTATTGGATTCGCAAAGGCATGCACATTTGCACCCACCTGTTCAATGCCATGAATGGTTTTGCACACCGGGCTCCGGGTGGCGCAGGCGCGTTTTTGACCGAAGATGCGGCCATGGTGCAAATCATTCCCGACGGCATCCACGTGCATCCCGTGGGTTTGGAGTTGGCTTACCGCGCCAAAGGAGCCGACAAAATTTGTCTGGTCACCGATTCTTTGCTGGTGGCAGGTACGGACATCACGGAGTTTTACTTTTTTGATCGCCTGGCCACCGCTACCGATCGGGCTTGTTTCCTGCCCGATGGCACCCTGTCGGGCAGCAGGCTCACCATGAATCGGGCGGTACAACTTTTTCACGAGAGTACCAGCGCCACCCTCCAAGAGACCTTGCACATGGCCTCACTCAATCCGGCCAAAGCCATTGGGCTGGATCAACACAAAGGCTCACTCGAAGTGGGAAAAGACGCCGATGTCCTGGTTTTAGACCAAAATTTGAACGTACTGCTGGCTTTTGTGGAAGGGATCAGGGTAGCGGGAGGGCAGTAA
- a CDS encoding YifB family Mg chelatase-like AAA ATPase: MLVKAYASAVHGVDARTITVEVNSGGQPVVGTNYYHLVGLPDSAIREGFQRIEAAIFCRGFRMPRAKTVVNLAPADIRKEGSAYDLPIAMGVLAASGQINGDRLGDFIIMGELSLDGLLRPIKGALPIAIQARKEKFKGFILPKQNAREAAIVNDIEVYGVDNLEEAADILNGHSSLEPVVVETRDEFFHNRSNYDVDFSDVKGQQNIKRSLEIAAAGGHNVILIGPPGAGKTMLARRLPTILPPLSLQEALETTKIHSVSGILASNAALVTTRPFRSPHHTISDVALVGGGSDPMPGEISLAHNGVLFLDELPEFKRSVLEVMRQPMEERRVTISRAKNTVDYPASFMLVSSMNPCPCGYYNHPDKECVCGPGVVKRYLTKISGPLLDRIDLHVEVTPVSYDELASQERPSETSQDIAARVVTARDIQAQRFVGMNIHCNAQMPSRMVHEVCQVDAAGQLLVKKAMEKLQLSARAYDRILKVARTAADLAGSERILIEHLAEAIHFRSLDREGWAG, translated from the coding sequence ATGTTGGTAAAAGCTTATGCCAGCGCGGTACACGGGGTTGATGCCCGTACCATCACGGTGGAAGTAAACTCTGGTGGCCAGCCCGTCGTTGGAACCAATTATTATCATCTGGTCGGGTTGCCCGACAGCGCCATTCGGGAAGGTTTTCAGCGGATTGAAGCAGCCATTTTTTGCCGAGGTTTCCGCATGCCGCGGGCGAAAACAGTCGTCAATTTAGCGCCTGCCGACATTCGTAAAGAAGGCTCGGCCTACGACCTCCCCATTGCCATGGGCGTATTGGCCGCCAGTGGACAAATCAACGGCGACCGCCTCGGAGACTTCATCATTATGGGGGAGCTCTCCCTGGATGGCCTGCTCCGCCCCATCAAAGGTGCCTTGCCCATTGCCATTCAGGCCCGCAAAGAAAAGTTCAAAGGTTTCATTTTACCCAAACAAAATGCTCGGGAAGCCGCCATTGTCAACGACATTGAAGTGTATGGCGTCGACAATTTGGAGGAAGCCGCCGACATCCTTAACGGGCATTCCAGCCTTGAGCCGGTGGTGGTTGAAACCCGCGACGAGTTTTTCCATAACCGCAGCAACTACGATGTCGATTTTTCAGATGTCAAAGGCCAACAAAACATCAAAAGATCCCTGGAAATCGCCGCTGCGGGTGGGCACAACGTCATCCTGATTGGCCCGCCTGGAGCAGGAAAAACCATGTTGGCGCGCCGCCTGCCGACCATTTTACCCCCGCTCAGTTTGCAGGAAGCCCTGGAGACCACCAAAATCCATTCCGTGTCGGGAATCTTGGCTTCGAATGCCGCTTTGGTCACCACCCGTCCTTTCCGCTCCCCACACCATACCATCAGCGATGTGGCCCTGGTGGGTGGAGGTTCAGATCCGATGCCCGGCGAAATTTCCCTGGCCCACAATGGGGTGCTTTTTTTGGATGAGTTGCCCGAATTCAAACGCAGCGTTTTGGAAGTGATGCGCCAACCGATGGAAGAGCGCCGCGTGACCATTTCGCGGGCCAAAAACACGGTAGACTACCCGGCGAGTTTTATGCTGGTGTCCTCGATGAACCCCTGCCCTTGTGGCTATTATAACCACCCGGACAAGGAATGTGTGTGCGGTCCCGGAGTGGTGAAACGCTACCTGACCAAGATATCGGGTCCTTTGCTCGACCGCATTGATTTGCACGTGGAAGTCACACCCGTTTCCTACGATGAATTGGCCAGTCAGGAACGCCCTTCCGAAACCAGTCAGGACATTGCGGCACGGGTGGTCACTGCCCGCGATATTCAGGCCCAACGCTTTGTGGGGATGAACATCCACTGTAATGCCCAAATGCCCAGCCGGATGGTGCACGAGGTTTGTCAGGTGGACGCAGCGGGGCAACTGCTGGTCAAAAAGGCGATGGAGAAATTACAACTGTCGGCTCGTGCATACGACCGCATTCTGAAGGTGGCGCGCACCGCCGCAGATCTGGCGGGATCGGAAAGGATCTTGATTGAACATCTGGCGGAGGCGATTCATTTTAGGAGTTTAGACCGAGAGGGTTGGGCGGGGTGA
- a CDS encoding GxxExxY protein: protein MEKKLISMEALNNLSFQIIGAAYQVHSTLGPGLLESTYEVCLEYELLKNGVQVERQKVLPVVYDEMLLDGGYRIDLLVENSILLELKAVDEIAPIHKAQVMTYLKLSGQKLALLLNFNVMDMKKGIHRIVL, encoded by the coding sequence ATGGAAAAGAAGTTGATCAGTATGGAGGCGTTAAATAATTTGAGTTTTCAGATCATTGGTGCCGCTTATCAAGTACATTCAACCTTGGGGCCGGGCTTATTGGAGTCTACTTATGAGGTGTGTTTAGAATATGAGTTGTTGAAAAATGGGGTTCAGGTTGAACGGCAAAAGGTTTTGCCCGTAGTGTATGATGAGATGCTCCTGGATGGGGGCTACCGGATTGACTTATTGGTGGAAAATAGCATTTTATTGGAGCTTAAAGCTGTGGATGAAATAGCACCAATCCACAAGGCTCAAGTGATGACTTACCTGAAATTATCCGGCCAAAAATTGGCTTTACTGCTCAATTTTAATGTAATGGACATGAAGAAAGGGATTCACCGGATTGTATTGTAG